Proteins encoded by one window of Desulfobaculum bizertense DSM 18034:
- a CDS encoding adenosine-specific kinase, which yields MQLTTVKIEKPEDMNFILGQSHFIKTVEDIHEAVVTTVPFAKFGLAFCEASDKRLVRYSGTDEECLELAKKNAYALSCGHSFILFMKDMFPINIVNAIQNVPEVVRLFCATANPTEVIVAETEQGRGVMGVIDGFASAGIEGEGDIEDRKKFLRAIGYKA from the coding sequence ATGCAGCTGACGACTGTAAAGATTGAAAAGCCCGAGGATATGAATTTTATTCTTGGACAGTCCCATTTTATCAAAACTGTTGAAGACATTCACGAAGCTGTTGTCACAACGGTTCCCTTTGCCAAGTTTGGTCTGGCCTTTTGCGAGGCATCGGACAAGCGCCTTGTTCGGTATTCTGGCACCGACGAGGAATGCCTCGAGCTGGCAAAGAAGAATGCCTATGCCTTGTCTTGTGGACACAGCTTTATTCTGTTTATGAAAGACATGTTCCCGATCAACATCGTGAACGCCATCCAGAATGTTCCTGAGGTGGTGCGCCTGTTCTGCGCAACGGCAAACCCCACTGAGGTTATTGTGGCTGAGACCGAGCAGGGCCGGGGTGTCATGGGCGTGATTGATGGCTTTGCCTCTGCTGGTATTGAAGGCGAAGGCGATATTGAAGACAGAAAGAAATTCCTCCGGGCGATTGGCTACAAGGCCTAG